The Streptomyces sp. NBC_01276 genome contains the following window.
GGGGCGCTGCGCGCGGGCGCGAGCGGGTTCGCGGTCAAGGACATGGCCCTGGACGACATCCTCGCCGCCATCCGGGTCGTGGCCGCCGGGGACTCCCTGATCGCCCCCGGGGTCACCCGCAGGCTGATCGCGGACTTCGTCCGCGGTCCGCAGGGCGGGACCGGAGCGGGAGCCCGGCCGCCGCGGACGCCGGAGCGCCCGCTCCCGGGGGTCACCGACCGGGAACGGGAGGTCCTCGTCCTGGTCGGGCGGGGTCTGTCGAACACCGAGATAGCCGAGGAGCTGTTCATCTCCGTGGCCACGGCCAAGGCCCACGTGGCGAGGCTGTTCGGCAAACTGGGCGCCCGGGACCGGGTCCAGCTGGTGATCACGGCCTACGAGGCGGGGCTGGTCGCACCGCCCGGCTGAGCCGCCGCGCCCCGCGGGGTCCCGGGCGGGCCGTGCTCAGGGCGCCGAGCCATCGAGGCGGCCGGCCTCCCGGGCCGCGTGCTCGACCCGGGCCCGGTGGGCCCGCCACCAGGCCGCGTCGCGCTCCGGCAGGCTCTCGCTCCCGGTCCGCAGGCCGGTGGTGCCGTCGATGAGCTCCCGCAGGACGTCCGCGTGCCCGGCGTGCCGGTCAGTCTCGGCGATCATATGGACCAGGCTGTGGTGGAGGGTCACCTCGTCCCGGGCCCCCCAGGGCACCCTGCCCACGGCGTCGAGGCCGAGCGCCCCGATCGTCTCGTCCGCGTGCGCGCAGGCCGCGCGGTAGAGGCCGGTGATCCGCTCACGGGTCTCGTCGGCCGTGGCCCAGAGGTCCGCGTTGGGTTCGGCGTCGCCGGTGATCCACAACCCCGTCGCCTCGAAGGGCCGCCCGAAGGCGGCGCCGAAGTACAGGGCCTCGGCGCCGGCCGCGTGCTTGACCAGCCCCAGCAGATTGGTGCCGGTCGGGGTCACGGGCCGGCGGACGTCGTACTCGGAGAGTCCGTCGAGCTTCCACAGCAGGACCTCGCGGGCGTCCTGGAGGTAGATCTGCAGGTCCTTCTTGGCGTCCGATGTGATCATCGGGCCAGTCTGGTGGCCGGGGGCTCCGTGGTCACCGGATTTTCTGCGGACGCCGCAGGCGTCCCGCGCCCCCGGGGCCCGCTACTGGGAGCCGCCCGCCTGCTTCTGCGCCTTCTGGGCGTTCTTCTCCTTGATGCGCACGGCTTCCTTGCGCACGTCGGCCTGAGTGGCGCGCTCCTTCTGGAGCCACTCCGGGTCGGCCTGCTTGATGGCCTCGATCTGCTCCGTGGTCAGGGCCTCGGTGACCCCGCCGCGCGCGAGACCGGCGATCGACACGCCGAGCTTCGCCGCGACGACGGGCCGCGGGTGCGGGCCGTTGCGGCGCAGCTCCACCAGCCACGCGGGCGGCTCGGACTGGAGTGCGTTCAGCTCGGAGCGCGAAACCACACCCTCCTGGAACTCTGCGGGGGTGGCTTCGAGGTACACACCCAGCTTCTTCGCCGCGGTCGCGGGCTTCATCGTCTGGGTGCTCTGGTGCGAGGTCATGGTGTCAAGGGTATCGAGCGTGTGCGCTACCTCCGACCACGACCGGTAACCTGGCGGAGTGACAGGCTCGGATGTACCCCCTTCGTTCCGGCTCGCCTACGTCCCGGGAGTGACGCCCACGAAGTGGGTGCGGATCTGGAACGAGCGGCTGCCCGACGTCCCGCTGACCCTCGTGGGCGTGTCCGCCGCAGAGGCGTTCGACACGCTGCGCGGCAGCGGCGCCGACGCCGGATTCGTGCGGCTGCCCGTGGACCGGGCGGACCTCAGCGCGATCCCCCTCTACACCGAGACCACCGTGGTGGTGATCCCGAAGGACCACCTGGTGGCTGCCGTGGAGGAGGTGTCGACCGAGGACCTGGCCGACGAGATCGTGCTGCACCCCCTCGACGACGTCCTCGGCTGGGAGACCCTCCCGGGCCGTCCCGCCTTCGAACGCCCGGCCACGACGGCGGACGCGATCGAGCTGGTGGCCGCGGGCATCGGCGTCCTCGTCGTTCCGCAGTCCCTCGCCCGCCTGCACCACCGCAAGGACCTCACCTACCGGACGGTCACCGACGCCCCCGAGTCGCGCATCGCGCTGTCCTGGCCCGAGGAGCGGACCACCGATCTGGTGGAGGAGTTCATCGGCATCGTCCGGGGACGGACCGTGAACAGCACCCGCGGCCGTCCGCAGACGCCGCCCCAGCCCAAGCAGCGCAAGGCCGGTGTGGCCAAGTCGGGCACGGCCAAGTCGGGCACGGCCAAGTCGGGCGCGGGCAAGTCGGGCGCGGGCCGGACCGGAGCGAAGCCGGGCGCCGGCACGGGCGGCAAGGCGACGGGGAAGACGTCCGGCAAGAACCCCCGCGGCGGTTCCGCCGCACCCAAGGCCGCCAAGCGCGGCAAGCCGCGCCGCCGTCCCTGACGCCGGGCCGTCCGTCCGCCCGCCCCCCGTCCGGCCGTTTCCTCAGCGCTGCGCCGTCTCCTCCGGGGGTACGGCGTCGCTGACGTGCACCAGCCGGTAGGCGTGGCCGCGCCGGGGCCGGCGGTCGCTCCCGCGCAGGCCCCTCGCCTGCTGGACGGCTGCGTCGAGGAGCGCCGACACCTGCGGGTTGGCCCGGCGCAGCCGCAGCAGCTGGTCGGAACGCAGGCCGACGATCGCCGCGGCGGTCCCGGCGTGCACCCCCTTGGCCACGGACTGGAGCAGCAGGCGCAGGCCGAAACCGCCGACCTTGCCGGGCGCCCCGACCCGGTGCGCCTCGGCCAGGGCGGAAGCCGAGGCGAGCGCCGTGTCGAAGGCCGGGTCGTGGGCGCGCCAGCCGGCCAGCATCGGCTCCGGGATCCCGGCCGCGGCCGCGCATCCGGCGGGCCCCAGGCCCAGGGCCGCCGCGTGGACGGCGCGGGCCCTGCGGACGCTGTTCTCGGCGCTCAGGTCCGGGTGCGGGTCGAGCGCCGTGGTGAGCGCGCGGTCGATGTCCTCGGCCGTGCCCAGGCCCGCCAGCACCGCCGCCGCCCATTGCCTGCGGTCGCCCGGCGCGTCCTGTTCCTGCTCGTCCACTGGGTACGTGCCTCCCGCCGTGTCCGTCCGGCCCGGTCCCCCTGCTCCCATTGTGCGACCGGGCGCGGTCCGGGGGGACCGCGGTCTCAGCAGGTGGCCGCTGACGGGTGGGCCAGGGCGTGGGCGGTGAGGGAGCGGGAGTAGCGGCGCAGCAGCAGGACGGCCGTGGTGGCGAGGCCGGTGAGCAGGCCGAGCCAGATGCCGAGGGTGTCCAGGTCCAGTGCGTACGCGAGGATCCACGACGCCGGCAGTCCTACGGCCCAGTAGCCGACGAGGGTGATGCGGAACCCGCTCCTGGTGTCGTCGAGGCCCCGCAGCAGCCCCACGCCGATGTTCTGCGCACAGTCGAAGAACTGCAGGAACGCGGTGACGACGAGGAGCTGCGCGGCGATGGCCGGAGCCTGGCCGGTACCGGAACCGGAGTCCAGGAAGGGCGCCAGGACCAGCCGGGGAACCGTCAGGTAGACCAGTCCGACGACGGCCATGACGGCGGCGGCGCAGGCCAGCGCCGTGTTCTTGATGCGCCGGGCGTCGTCGTGGTGGCCGAGGGCGAGCTCGCGGCTGACGGTGAGGGAAGCCGCGTGGGAGAGCCCGACGGCGACCTGGAAGACGATGTAGACGAGCTGGTTGACGGCGGTGTGCGCGGCCAGGGCGTCGGGTCCGAAGGAGCCGGCCATGAGCGCGGTGAGCGAGAAGAACCCGGCCTCGGAGCCGTAGGTGGCGGCGATGGGGACGCCGAGGCCGACCAGCTGCCTGACGGTGGCCGGGTCGGCCTTGGTGAGGTCCAGGGTCAGGAGCGGTGCCAGCCGCTCGTCCCGCTTCGCCGAGACGAGGAGGGCGAGGAAGGACAGCAGGTACACGGTCGAGGTGGCGACGCCGATACCGGTGAGGCCGAGCCCGGGCAGGCCGAACGTACCGTGGATCAGGACCCAGTCGAGGCCCGCGTTGACCGCGACCGAGGCGATGGTGATCCGCAGCAGGGCCTGCGGGCGGCGCATGCCGACGGTGAACTGGCGTACGGCCTGGAACCACAGGCAGGGCAGCAGCCCGGGGGCGAGGGCGAGGAGCATCGCCCGGGCGGGACCGACGACGTCCGCGTCCTGGCCCAGCGGGCCGAGGGCCCGGCCGATGAGGACCATGAGGACGGCGCCGATGACGCCGGCGAGCGTGGCGACGGCCAGGCTCGCCCGGACGATGCCCCGCACCTCGTCG
Protein-coding sequences here:
- a CDS encoding DUF5997 family protein yields the protein MTSHQSTQTMKPATAAKKLGVYLEATPAEFQEGVVSRSELNALQSEPPAWLVELRRNGPHPRPVVAAKLGVSIAGLARGGVTEALTTEQIEAIKQADPEWLQKERATQADVRKEAVRIKEKNAQKAQKQAGGSQ
- a CDS encoding response regulator, with amino-acid sequence MTGPVRVLLVDDQPLVRSGLRVLIADTADLEVVAEAGTGAEAVALAAEHVPDVVVMDIRMPGMDGIEATRRITARPGAPRILVLTTFDEDEHVYGALRAGASGFAVKDMALDDILAAIRVVAAGDSLIAPGVTRRLIADFVRGPQGGTGAGARPPRTPERPLPGVTDREREVLVLVGRGLSNTEIAEELFISVATAKAHVARLFGKLGARDRVQLVITAYEAGLVAPPG
- a CDS encoding DinB family protein, with amino-acid sequence MITSDAKKDLQIYLQDAREVLLWKLDGLSEYDVRRPVTPTGTNLLGLVKHAAGAEALYFGAAFGRPFEATGLWITGDAEPNADLWATADETRERITGLYRAACAHADETIGALGLDAVGRVPWGARDEVTLHHSLVHMIAETDRHAGHADVLRELIDGTTGLRTGSESLPERDAAWWRAHRARVEHAAREAGRLDGSAP
- a CDS encoding LysR family substrate-binding domain-containing protein → MTGSDVPPSFRLAYVPGVTPTKWVRIWNERLPDVPLTLVGVSAAEAFDTLRGSGADAGFVRLPVDRADLSAIPLYTETTVVVIPKDHLVAAVEEVSTEDLADEIVLHPLDDVLGWETLPGRPAFERPATTADAIELVAAGIGVLVVPQSLARLHHRKDLTYRTVTDAPESRIALSWPEERTTDLVEEFIGIVRGRTVNSTRGRPQTPPQPKQRKAGVAKSGTAKSGTAKSGAGKSGAGRTGAKPGAGTGGKATGKTSGKNPRGGSAAPKAAKRGKPRRRP
- a CDS encoding MATE family efflux transporter → MPTTLLRDGRALGTLAVPLILTQLAQVALTTTDTVMMGLLGTRELAAGGLAIVIFNQLRTMGVGLVTSVGNRIAAAAARAERAAGGGDDVAGGKPADDEVRGIVRASLAVATLAGVIGAVLMVLIGRALGPLGQDADVVGPARAMLLALAPGLLPCLWFQAVRQFTVGMRRPQALLRITIASVAVNAGLDWVLIHGTFGLPGLGLTGIGVATSTVYLLSFLALLVSAKRDERLAPLLTLDLTKADPATVRQLVGLGVPIAATYGSEAGFFSLTALMAGSFGPDALAAHTAVNQLVYIVFQVAVGLSHAASLTVSRELALGHHDDARRIKNTALACAAAVMAVVGLVYLTVPRLVLAPFLDSGSGTGQAPAIAAQLLVVTAFLQFFDCAQNIGVGLLRGLDDTRSGFRITLVGYWAVGLPASWILAYALDLDTLGIWLGLLTGLATTAVLLLRRYSRSLTAHALAHPSAATC